A single Tenacibaculum sp. 190524A02b DNA region contains:
- a CDS encoding MarC family protein yields the protein MNFNLKEIFTVFMVLFAVIDIIGNIPIIIDLRKKVGHIQSEKASVIAGVIMVVFLFAGQRLLGFIGIDVNSFAVAGAFILFFIALEMILGITLYKEEEDEALNASVFPIAFPLIAGPGSLTTLLSLRAEYAWENILVAIFLNVVLIYVVLKTSSKIEKFIGPNGIKIIQKIFGVVLLAIAVKLFAANIKMLMA from the coding sequence ATGAATTTTAATTTAAAAGAAATTTTCACCGTTTTTATGGTTTTGTTTGCAGTAATTGATATCATTGGTAATATTCCAATAATTATTGATTTAAGAAAAAAAGTTGGACATATTCAATCAGAAAAAGCTTCCGTCATAGCAGGAGTCATCATGGTAGTTTTTTTATTTGCAGGACAAAGACTTTTAGGTTTTATTGGTATCGATGTTAATTCATTTGCAGTAGCAGGAGCATTTATTTTGTTCTTTATTGCTTTAGAAATGATTTTAGGAATTACCTTATATAAAGAAGAAGAGGACGAGGCGTTAAATGCATCAGTTTTCCCTATTGCATTTCCACTAATTGCTGGTCCAGGTAGTTTAACAACATTATTATCATTAAGAGCAGAATATGCATGGGAAAATATACTAGTAGCTATTTTTTTAAATGTAGTTTTAATATACGTAGTCTTAAAAACTTCTTCTAAAATTGAGAAATTTATAGGACCTAATGGGATTAAGATAATACAAAAAATATTCGGAGTAGTATTGTTAGCAATTGCAGTAAAACTATTTGCTGCAAACATAAAAATGTTAATGGCATAA